One segment of Pseudanabaena sp. FACHB-2040 DNA contains the following:
- a CDS encoding universal stress protein produces the protein MFQRALICTDFSDGVYRLAQFVPSLAAGGFRQLVFFHNLSVERGREIPRSNPEQVETTRKQLTDLLRDVPAEVNVKVEVQVGRASDNILRLAKTTKSDVIILGTPTRTLLEEKLFGSTTMQMAERTEVPLLILRPQLISTYTTEELDLRCRHLFRYLLIPYEGSAGGDYLLQQIKQQVQSNPHSVLERIRLLWVVDDSVRRELRGDQPKQAAQAKLEQVQKDLAALDLVVNTSVVEGDPLQEILAAAETHDIGAIATCSRNLGGVMKWTVPSVTRELVRNSWHPLLFYPSAR, from the coding sequence ATGTTTCAAAGGGCGTTGATCTGCACCGATTTTTCGGACGGAGTGTACCGGCTGGCTCAATTCGTGCCGAGCTTAGCTGCGGGAGGCTTTCGCCAACTCGTCTTTTTTCACAATTTGTCTGTCGAAAGAGGACGTGAAATTCCTAGGAGTAACCCCGAGCAGGTTGAAACTACGCGAAAGCAGCTGACAGACTTACTGCGAGACGTGCCTGCAGAGGTAAACGTTAAGGTTGAGGTGCAGGTCGGACGCGCCAGCGACAACATTCTCCGACTAGCCAAAACAACCAAGTCTGATGTCATCATTCTGGGAACGCCAACGCGCACTCTGCTAGAGGAAAAGCTTTTTGGCAGCACCACTATGCAGATGGCCGAGCGAACTGAGGTTCCCTTGCTAATTTTGCGGCCTCAGCTTATTTCTACCTACACCACTGAAGAGCTAGATCTTCGCTGTCGCCACCTCTTTCGCTATCTGCTGATTCCCTACGAGGGCAGCGCGGGGGGTGACTATCTGCTTCAGCAGATTAAGCAACAGGTGCAGTCTAACCCCCATTCGGTATTGGAACGGATACGCTTGCTCTGGGTGGTCGACGACAGCGTGCGCCGGGAGTTGCGTGGCGACCAGCCCAAGCAAGCTGCCCAGGCCAAACTTGAGCAGGTTCAGAAGGATTTAGCAGCTCTAGATTTGGTGGTCAATACCTCAGTTGTGGAGGGAGATCCTCTGCAGGAGATTTTGGCGGCGGCTGAGACCCACGATATTGGCGCGATCGCAACCTGTTCGCGCAATCTGGGCGGCGTGATGAAATGGACTGTGCCCAGCGTAACGCGGGAACTGGTGCGAAATTCCTGGCATCCACTGCTGTTTTATCCCTCAGCGCGGTAG
- the trxA gene encoding thioredoxin produces the protein MAAAQVTDSTFKQEVLESDVPVLVDFWAPWCGPCRMVAPVVDEISEQYEGQVKVVKVNTDENPSVASQYGIRSIPTLMIFKGGQRVDMVVGAVPKTTLANTLEKYL, from the coding sequence ATGGCAGCCGCACAAGTCACAGATTCTACGTTTAAACAAGAGGTACTGGAAAGCGACGTTCCCGTCCTGGTGGATTTCTGGGCACCCTGGTGTGGTCCCTGCCGGATGGTCGCTCCAGTGGTAGACGAAATTTCTGAACAATACGAGGGTCAGGTTAAGGTCGTTAAGGTCAACACCGACGAAAACCCCAGTGTTGCTAGCCAGTATGGTATCCGCAGCATTCCTACCCTGATGATATTTAAAGGGGGGCAACGGGTTGATATGGTGGTGGGTGCTGTGCCCAAAACCACGCTAGCAAACACTTTAGAGAAATATCTTTAG
- a CDS encoding LOG family protein, with protein MVSLPSSIPADIQAEFQSLFEQLPSMEHGKLIRQVLETILRMIGREADRLDWKILNYALLDMEQGFQIFYPYRHVRKITIFGSARLPAHSPEYQLTREFAQRISQQGFMVMTGAGGGIMQAGNEGAGPEHSFGLNIQLPFEQGANPIMAGDPKLINFKYFFTRKLFFLRESDALVLFPGGFGTQDEAFESITLIQTGKSNPLPLVLVDIPGGDYWHSWDTYVRDHLVKRGLVSPDDPCLYTITDNVEDACEAISSFYRVFHSCRFFGDRLIIRLKADLSDAVIDQLNSEFSGILAKGKIEKGQALPVEKGDETETLPRLILHFNHRDFGRLHLLIRRINELGIHHPETDHPEQK; from the coding sequence ATGGTTTCGCTTCCCTCCTCCATTCCCGCTGATATTCAGGCCGAATTCCAAAGCTTGTTTGAGCAGCTGCCCAGCATGGAACACGGCAAGTTGATTAGACAGGTGTTGGAAACCATCCTACGCATGATAGGACGGGAAGCAGATCGGCTGGACTGGAAAATCTTGAATTATGCGCTCCTAGATATGGAGCAAGGCTTTCAAATTTTCTATCCCTACCGTCACGTTCGTAAGATCACCATTTTTGGCTCGGCCCGGCTCCCTGCTCACAGCCCTGAATATCAGTTGACCCGAGAATTCGCCCAGCGCATCAGCCAACAGGGTTTTATGGTCATGACGGGGGCAGGGGGTGGCATTATGCAGGCGGGTAACGAAGGGGCAGGCCCAGAGCATTCCTTTGGTCTTAATATCCAGTTGCCCTTTGAGCAGGGAGCAAACCCGATTATGGCGGGCGATCCCAAACTCATTAACTTCAAATATTTTTTCACCCGTAAACTGTTTTTTCTGCGAGAGAGTGATGCCTTAGTGCTGTTTCCTGGCGGCTTTGGTACGCAGGATGAAGCTTTTGAGTCTATTACCCTGATTCAGACAGGCAAATCCAACCCCCTGCCGCTGGTGTTGGTAGACATCCCCGGCGGCGACTACTGGCACAGCTGGGATACCTATGTTCGCGATCACCTGGTGAAGCGAGGTCTAGTTAGCCCCGATGACCCCTGTCTCTACACAATTACCGATAACGTAGAGGATGCCTGCGAGGCGATCAGCAGCTTTTACCGGGTGTTTCACTCGTGCCGCTTCTTTGGCGATCGCCTAATTATTCGCCTTAAGGCTGACCTATCAGATGCCGTAATCGATCAGCTCAACAGTGAATTTAGCGGCATTTTAGCAAAAGGCAAAATCGAGAAAGGTCAGGCGCTGCCCGTAGAAAAGGGAGACGAAACCGAGACCTTGCCCCGGCTCATTCTCCACTTTAACCACCGAGACTTTGGACGGCTGCACCTGCTAATCCGCCGGATCAATGAGCTAGGCATCCATCACCCCGAAACCGACCATCCTGAGCAAAAGTAG
- a CDS encoding NAD-binding protein: MNLASLSFFQTLRSPSRQFAVIGLGRFGRAVCGTLHGMGYEVLGIDSDERRVAQALTDQIAAHAVQLDSTQPSALKEAGIPDFDTVIVAIGNYVEESVITTLNAKEAGVPHVVAKASSEIHVKLLRRVGADHVVFPEHEMGCELARSLTRPNILERFEIDPENSIVEVIVPQAFHQKTIVELDLRNKYGLTLLAVSQESNPGKFEINPSPVARLRAGSVMVVIGSNKGIDRLPV, translated from the coding sequence GTGAATCTGGCCTCTCTGTCTTTTTTTCAAACTCTCCGCAGCCCCAGCCGACAATTTGCTGTTATCGGCCTAGGACGTTTTGGTCGGGCAGTATGCGGCACGCTACACGGTATGGGGTACGAAGTGCTGGGCATTGACTCTGATGAGCGACGGGTTGCGCAGGCGTTGACTGACCAGATCGCGGCCCACGCGGTGCAGCTTGATTCGACTCAGCCCAGCGCCCTAAAAGAAGCGGGAATTCCAGATTTTGACACAGTGATTGTGGCTATTGGCAACTATGTTGAAGAGAGCGTTATTACGACGCTCAACGCTAAGGAGGCTGGCGTTCCTCATGTGGTCGCTAAGGCTTCCTCAGAGATTCACGTCAAGCTGTTGAGGCGGGTAGGGGCTGACCACGTTGTCTTCCCAGAACATGAGATGGGCTGTGAGCTCGCTCGTTCCCTGACTCGGCCTAATATTCTAGAGCGCTTTGAAATCGACCCAGAAAATAGCATTGTGGAAGTGATCGTGCCTCAGGCGTTTCACCAAAAGACCATTGTGGAATTAGACCTGCGCAATAAATATGGTCTAACGCTGCTGGCTGTGAGTCAGGAAAGCAACCCTGGCAAGTTTGAGATTAACCCCAGCCCCGTAGCGCGGTTGCGGGCCGGATCGGTGATGGTTGTGATTGGCAGCAATAAGGGAATCGATCGTCTGCCGGTATAG
- a CDS encoding GuaB3 family IMP dehydrogenase-related protein: protein MNIQLGRGKTVRRAYGIDEIALVPGPRTLDPQLADTRWQIGGIEREIPIIASAMDGVVDVQMAVRLTELGALGVLNLEGVQTRYEDPNPILDKIASVGKEEFVSLMQGLYAEPIKPELIQKRIQEIKAQGGIAAVSATPAGAARFGQVVAEAGADLFFVQATVVSTAHLSPESITPLDLPQFCSEMPIPVILGNCVTYEVTLNLMKAGAAGVLVGIGPGAACTSRGVLGIGIPQATAVADCAAARDDFYRETGRYVPVIADGGLVTGGDICKCIACGADGVMIGSPFARAAEAPGRGYHWGMATPSPVLPRGTRIKVGTTGTLEQILRGPAQLDDGTHNFLGALQTSMGTLGAKDLKEMQQVEVVIAPSLLTEGKVYQKAQQLGMGK, encoded by the coding sequence GTGAATATTCAACTTGGTCGCGGCAAGACAGTCCGCAGAGCCTACGGCATTGATGAAATTGCGCTAGTTCCAGGTCCACGCACCCTAGATCCTCAACTTGCGGATACCCGCTGGCAAATTGGTGGCATTGAGCGAGAAATTCCTATCATCGCCAGCGCCATGGATGGGGTCGTGGACGTGCAGATGGCGGTGCGGCTGACCGAATTAGGAGCCTTAGGGGTATTAAACCTGGAGGGAGTTCAGACTCGGTACGAAGACCCCAACCCCATCCTCGACAAAATTGCTTCTGTCGGCAAAGAAGAGTTTGTCTCCCTTATGCAGGGCCTCTATGCAGAGCCGATTAAGCCTGAGCTGATCCAAAAGCGAATCCAAGAAATCAAGGCTCAGGGGGGCATTGCCGCCGTTAGTGCCACCCCAGCAGGAGCCGCTCGGTTTGGTCAAGTAGTAGCCGAGGCTGGAGCTGATCTTTTCTTTGTCCAGGCGACAGTTGTTTCAACGGCTCACCTCTCCCCCGAATCAATCACCCCTCTAGACTTACCCCAGTTCTGCTCTGAAATGCCCATTCCTGTCATTCTGGGCAACTGTGTTACCTACGAAGTAACCCTAAATCTGATGAAAGCGGGTGCTGCTGGCGTTTTAGTTGGCATTGGCCCTGGGGCTGCCTGCACCTCTCGGGGAGTTCTGGGTATTGGCATCCCTCAGGCAACCGCAGTCGCAGACTGTGCCGCTGCCCGCGACGACTTTTACCGCGAGACCGGCCGCTACGTACCGGTTATTGCCGATGGTGGTTTGGTGACTGGCGGCGATATCTGTAAATGTATTGCCTGTGGGGCTGATGGTGTCATGATTGGTTCGCCCTTTGCCCGTGCTGCTGAAGCGCCAGGTCGTGGCTACCACTGGGGCATGGCCACGCCTAGCCCTGTCTTGCCCCGAGGAACTCGAATCAAAGTGGGCACCACCGGCACCCTAGAGCAAATCCTGCGAGGACCGGCCCAACTCGACGACGGCACCCACAATTTCTTGGGCGCACTGCAGACCAGCATGGGTACCCTAGGAGCCAAAGACCTAAAGGAAATGCAGCAGGTTGAGGTGGTCATTGCTCCCTCTCTACTCACTGAGGGTAAGGTCTATCAAAAAGCTCAACAGCTGGGCATGGGTAAGTAG
- a CDS encoding MBL fold metallo-hydrolase produces the protein MAEAQNQFIVRFWGVRGSIACPGPETVSYGGNTSCIEMLIGGHRLIFDGGTGLRELGLSLLREMPLEANLFFTHSHWDHIQGFPFFVPAFVPGNRFYIYGAIAPNGSTIEQRLNDQMLHPNFPVPLQIMGADLKFCDIEIGETVRVEDIKVENALLNHPGEAVGYRVSWNGRVAAYVTDTEHFPDRLDENVLWLARDADIMIYDATYTDEEYHNEKSSKVGWGHSTWQEAVKVAKAANVKKLIIFHHDPIHSDDFMDRVQLDTQAVFPNSIVAREGMEIDLMTMDQPAYLETAS, from the coding sequence ATGGCTGAAGCACAAAACCAGTTTATTGTTCGCTTTTGGGGAGTACGGGGGAGCATTGCCTGTCCCGGGCCGGAGACCGTGAGTTACGGCGGCAATACCTCCTGCATCGAAATGTTAATCGGAGGCCACCGTCTGATTTTTGACGGGGGAACTGGCCTGCGGGAATTGGGGCTCTCGCTGCTGCGGGAGATGCCTCTAGAGGCCAACCTCTTCTTTACCCACTCCCACTGGGATCATATCCAGGGCTTTCCCTTCTTTGTGCCGGCCTTTGTACCGGGCAATCGGTTTTATATCTATGGTGCGATCGCGCCCAATGGCTCCACCATTGAGCAGCGCCTCAACGACCAAATGCTTCACCCCAACTTTCCGGTGCCGCTGCAAATCATGGGGGCTGACCTCAAGTTTTGCGACATCGAGATTGGCGAAACCGTCCGAGTCGAAGACATTAAGGTCGAAAATGCCCTGCTCAACCACCCTGGTGAAGCGGTTGGCTACCGCGTTTCGTGGAACGGCCGAGTAGCTGCTTATGTCACCGACACCGAGCATTTCCCAGACCGGCTAGATGAAAATGTGCTGTGGCTGGCGCGTGATGCAGACATCATGATCTACGACGCCACCTACACCGACGAGGAATATCACAACGAAAAGTCCAGCAAAGTAGGCTGGGGCCACTCCACCTGGCAAGAAGCTGTAAAAGTCGCCAAAGCAGCCAACGTCAAAAAGCTGATTATTTTCCATCACGACCCGATTCACAGCGACGACTTTATGGATCGGGTGCAGCTAGACACTCAAGCAGTGTTCCCCAACAGCATTGTTGCCCGGGAAGGCATGGAAATTGATTTGATGACGATGGATCAGCCAGCTTACCTTGAGACAGCTTCGTAG
- a CDS encoding anhydro-N-acetylmuramic acid kinase, whose amino-acid sequence MRVIGLISGTSADGIDAALVEISGQGYRLSWEFLGGLMLPYSPDVRSHILSVASGQPLSIAELAELDDAIAHAFANAAQQLQSQYGFADLIASHGQTVFHRPPQDSQLGYSLQLGRGEVIAALSQLPTVSNFRQADLAVGGHGAPLVPPVDACLLSHPDRSRCVQNIGGIGNVAYLPGGSADEVSLPPVLGWDTGPGNSLLDIAVQILSGGQLTYDQDGAWAAQGTPCELLVRQWLAHPFFQILPPKSTGRELFGWAYLEDCRHDAQDHGLSDADFLATLTEFTAASIADNYRRFLPALPDEVLLCGGGSRNLLLRRRLEAHLDPIPVITTDAAGVPADFKEAIALAVLGFWRWQGVSGNLPAVTGARRSQLLGDIHLGNVPQPSLNSLY is encoded by the coding sequence ATGCGAGTTATTGGACTAATCAGCGGTACGTCTGCCGACGGTATCGATGCGGCGCTAGTCGAGATTTCTGGCCAGGGCTATCGGCTGTCCTGGGAGTTTTTGGGGGGGCTGATGCTGCCTTACTCGCCCGATGTGCGATCGCATATCCTCTCTGTTGCCTCAGGGCAACCGCTCTCAATCGCCGAACTGGCCGAATTGGATGATGCGATCGCACACGCCTTCGCCAATGCCGCCCAGCAACTTCAGTCTCAGTATGGATTTGCCGATCTAATTGCCTCCCACGGCCAGACCGTTTTCCACCGCCCGCCCCAAGATAGTCAGCTGGGCTATAGCCTGCAGCTGGGCCGGGGAGAGGTAATTGCCGCACTGAGCCAACTTCCGACCGTGAGCAATTTTCGTCAGGCCGATTTGGCTGTGGGGGGTCACGGTGCGCCCTTGGTGCCCCCGGTTGACGCCTGCCTGCTGAGCCACCCCGACCGTAGCCGCTGCGTGCAGAATATCGGCGGCATTGGCAATGTTGCCTACCTGCCAGGGGGCAGCGCCGATGAAGTCAGCCTGCCCCCTGTACTGGGGTGGGATACCGGGCCGGGCAACAGCCTCCTTGATATTGCCGTTCAGATTCTCTCAGGCGGGCAGCTTACCTATGACCAAGACGGAGCCTGGGCTGCCCAGGGAACTCCCTGCGAACTCTTGGTGCGGCAGTGGCTAGCCCACCCGTTCTTTCAGATTTTGCCCCCTAAATCGACTGGACGAGAGCTCTTTGGCTGGGCCTACCTAGAAGACTGCCGCCACGATGCCCAAGACCACGGCCTATCGGATGCTGACTTTTTAGCTACTTTGACAGAGTTCACGGCAGCTTCTATTGCAGACAACTACCGGCGCTTTTTGCCCGCTTTGCCGGATGAGGTGCTGCTATGTGGCGGTGGCAGCCGCAACCTACTGCTACGGCGGCGTCTGGAGGCCCATCTAGACCCTATTCCCGTTATCACTACAGATGCTGCTGGGGTGCCTGCGGACTTTAAAGAAGCAATTGCCTTAGCCGTGCTGGGATTTTGGCGCTGGCAGGGTGTCTCCGGCAATCTGCCAGCAGTGACAGGAGCCAGACGATCTCAGCTTTTGGGAGATATCCACTTGGGAAATGTGCCTCAACCTTCCCTCAACAGCCTTTATTAG
- the surE gene encoding 5'/3'-nucleotidase SurE encodes MNLLISNDDGVFAQGIRTLANTLAAAGHSITVVCPDRERSATGHGLTIHQPIRAEIVESGFHPSIKAWACSGTPADCVKLALGALVEEPPNFVLSGINHGPNLGTDVLYSGTVSAAMEGVIEGIPAIALSLGSYVHQDFLPAAHVAQALLAHFSQTPLTVPLLLNVNVPAAKASHLRGIQITRQGIRRYHDLFEKRLDPRGKTYYWLAGEVLEDVEDPIGNQGWSEETAQALRPVSTDVQAVKENYISITPLQYNLTSLAGLPQLQTAIADPAKLFSSFVHNV; translated from the coding sequence ATGAATCTTCTGATTAGTAACGACGACGGTGTTTTCGCTCAGGGAATCCGAACGCTAGCCAATACCCTGGCCGCCGCCGGGCACTCAATTACGGTAGTCTGCCCCGACCGAGAGCGCTCAGCCACAGGGCACGGCCTCACTATTCATCAGCCGATTCGGGCAGAAATTGTCGAGTCCGGGTTTCACCCCTCCATCAAAGCCTGGGCCTGCTCAGGTACGCCAGCCGACTGCGTTAAACTAGCGCTAGGAGCACTTGTGGAGGAACCGCCCAATTTCGTTTTGTCAGGCATCAATCACGGGCCTAACCTGGGCACCGATGTCCTCTACTCAGGCACTGTCTCAGCAGCGATGGAAGGGGTGATCGAAGGCATTCCTGCGATCGCACTTAGCTTAGGCAGCTATGTACATCAGGACTTTCTGCCAGCCGCCCATGTTGCTCAAGCTCTTCTGGCCCACTTTAGCCAAACGCCCTTAACTGTGCCGCTGCTGCTCAACGTCAACGTACCAGCAGCCAAAGCCAGCCATCTTAGAGGAATTCAAATCACGCGCCAAGGCATCCGCCGCTACCATGACCTGTTTGAAAAGCGGCTCGACCCCCGAGGCAAGACCTACTATTGGCTAGCTGGGGAAGTCTTAGAAGACGTGGAAGACCCCATCGGTAATCAAGGTTGGTCGGAAGAAACCGCACAAGCACTGAGACCTGTCTCTACGGATGTGCAGGCAGTCAAAGAAAACTATATTTCAATTACCCCCCTCCAGTACAACCTCACCTCCCTGGCCGGTCTACCCCAGCTACAGACAGCCATCGCCGATCCTGCCAAATTGTTCTCATCGTTCGTCCACAATGTGTAA
- a CDS encoding protein phosphatase 2C domain-containing protein gives MKRYYSGLTDPGLIRSSNQDAYWIDSVGRFFIVADGMGGHAGGQEASRLATEAIQTYLEKHWSDDTGTDILLKEALLSANQAILDDQMRHPERADMGTTVVVLTFRDSDDSPWCAHVGDSRLYRLRGHHLDQITEDHTWIARAIREGELSQNQSRSHPWRHVLSQCLGREDLTQLEVQPLEVHAGDRLLLCSDGLTEELSDHLIASHLKSIRSCEAAATALINSAKQRGGRDNITVVIVSLQTTVPGTVIEA, from the coding sequence ATCAAGCGCTACTACTCTGGTCTGACCGACCCGGGGCTGATTCGATCCAGCAACCAGGATGCCTACTGGATAGACTCTGTTGGTCGCTTTTTCATTGTGGCAGACGGCATGGGTGGTCATGCGGGTGGACAGGAAGCCAGCCGACTTGCTACAGAGGCCATCCAGACCTATCTAGAAAAGCACTGGAGCGACGACACCGGCACCGACATCCTGCTGAAAGAAGCGCTGCTAAGTGCCAACCAGGCCATCCTAGATGACCAGATGCGGCATCCGGAGCGAGCCGACATGGGTACGACCGTAGTTGTGCTGACCTTTCGTGATAGCGATGACTCACCCTGGTGCGCCCACGTCGGCGATTCCCGCCTGTACCGGCTGCGAGGGCACCACCTAGACCAAATTACCGAAGACCACACCTGGATAGCCAGAGCCATTCGAGAGGGAGAGCTCAGCCAGAACCAATCGCGCAGTCACCCCTGGCGGCATGTGTTGTCGCAGTGCCTAGGACGCGAAGACTTAACTCAGCTAGAGGTTCAGCCCCTAGAGGTTCATGCAGGGGACCGGCTGCTGCTGTGTAGCGACGGCCTGACAGAAGAACTTTCCGACCATCTGATTGCCTCGCATCTAAAATCAATCCGCTCCTGCGAAGCTGCCGCCACAGCGCTTATCAACTCAGCCAAGCAGCGAGGCGGTCGGGACAACATCACGGTTGTAATCGTTTCACTTCAAACCACCGTGCCCGGCACCGTAATAGAAGCCTGA
- a CDS encoding NblA/ycf18 family protein — MNEPMQLSLEQQFSLRSFESQVEKMSREQAQQFLVKLYEQMMMRETMYKHFLRHEWGIGPSPQT; from the coding sequence ATGAACGAACCGATGCAACTCTCCTTAGAACAGCAGTTCAGCCTGCGTTCTTTCGAAAGCCAGGTGGAAAAGATGAGCCGAGAGCAGGCACAACAGTTTCTCGTTAAACTCTATGAGCAAATGATGATGCGGGAAACCATGTACAAGCATTTCCTCCGGCATGAGTGGGGTATTGGCCCCAGCCCTCAAACCTAA
- the pheS gene encoding phenylalanine--tRNA ligase subunit alpha — MTTVPTDLQTQLQTLQATGVDAIATAPTLEALEALRVSYLGKKGELSKVLGGMGKLSAEERPHIGALANTVKDALQGGLEARKAALESEKIQAQLAAETLDVTMPGVYTPQGRIHPINSIIDQVVDIFVGLGYTVATGPEIETDYYNFEALNFLPDHPARDMQDTLYLPNGDLMRTHTSNVQIRYMQEHEPPLRVVATGRCYRRDTVDATHAAVFHQLEFFAIDKGITFADLKGTVKAFIQALYGDVAIRMRPSFFPFTEPSAEVDVQWQGRWLEVLGCGMIDPNVLKAVGYDPEVYSGFAGGIGIERFAMVQYQIDDIRRLYSSDLKFLRQF, encoded by the coding sequence ATGACTACAGTACCTACAGATCTACAGACTCAACTGCAGACCCTTCAGGCAACGGGGGTTGATGCGATCGCAACTGCCCCCACCCTAGAGGCATTAGAAGCCCTGCGAGTCAGCTACCTGGGCAAAAAAGGCGAGCTCTCCAAAGTTCTGGGGGGAATGGGCAAACTCTCTGCCGAAGAACGTCCTCACATCGGAGCGCTGGCTAATACCGTTAAAGACGCCCTCCAAGGCGGACTAGAGGCCCGCAAGGCAGCCCTAGAATCGGAAAAGATTCAGGCCCAGCTTGCCGCCGAAACCCTGGATGTGACCATGCCTGGGGTGTACACACCCCAGGGACGAATTCACCCTATCAACAGCATCATTGACCAGGTCGTCGATATCTTTGTCGGGCTGGGCTACACCGTGGCTACTGGCCCAGAAATCGAAACCGACTACTACAACTTTGAGGCGCTTAACTTTCTGCCCGACCACCCGGCCCGAGACATGCAGGACACCCTCTACCTGCCCAACGGCGACCTGATGCGGACCCACACCTCCAACGTACAGATCCGCTACATGCAGGAGCATGAACCCCCACTGCGGGTAGTGGCCACAGGCCGCTGCTACCGCCGCGACACCGTCGATGCTACCCATGCTGCCGTCTTCCACCAGCTTGAGTTTTTCGCGATTGACAAAGGCATCACCTTTGCTGATCTCAAGGGCACCGTCAAAGCCTTCATTCAGGCGCTCTATGGCGATGTGGCGATTCGCATGCGGCCCAGCTTCTTTCCCTTCACTGAGCCCTCTGCGGAGGTAGACGTGCAGTGGCAGGGGCGCTGGTTAGAGGTGTTGGGCTGCGGCATGATCGACCCCAATGTGCTCAAGGCCGTTGGCTACGACCCCGAAGTCTACTCTGGCTTTGCCGGAGGCATCGGCATTGAGCGGTTTGCGATGGTGCAGTATCAGATCGACGATATCCGCCGCCTCTACTCCAGCGACCTGAAGTTCCTGCGGCAGTTCTAG